GCTCGCCGTTTCTCCCGAATGGAACCCCGGATGATGCTGGCCCGCTGACGAAATTCCGCATGCAGGTTTTTCATGAAGAAGCGGGCAAAATTGCACTGGAATCGACCAAAAAAGCACTGGCGAATTCAGAAACCGACGCAAAAGATATCACCCACCTGATTACCGTCAGTTGTACTGGTTTTTCTGCACCAGGTTACGATTACCATTTGATTCAGGAACTGAATCTTCCCCGTAACGTCCTGCGTACCAACGTTGGCTTTATGGGTTGTCACGGTTCATTTAATGCGTTGCGGGTGGCACAGGCATATGCCGAAAGCGACCCCAGTGCCCGAATTCTGCTCTGTTCGGTGGAATTGTGCAGCATCCACTACCATTATGGCTGGGACCCACAGAAGATTATTGCTAATGCCCTGTTTTCCGATGGTTCTGGAGCCCTGGTGGGCCGTGCCGCACCCAGCAGTGGGTCAGATCGCTGGAAACTGCATGCAACCGGGTCGATTCTGCTCGACAATTCGGCCCGCGCGATGAGCTGGCACGTGGCCAATCATGGCTTTGACATGGTGTTGTCGAAAAAGATTCCCGAACTGATTCAGGCCCACCTCCGCGAACCACTGACCAACTGGCTGGCAAAATATGAGGTGGACGTGAAAGATGTGGGTACCTGGGCTGTCCATCCCGGTGGTCCCAAGATTCTGGAAGCAGTTGGTTCTGCCATGAGCCTGACGATGGATCGCTTCTGGGCCTCCAAAGACATCCTGCGGGACTATGGAAACATGTCCTCCGCCACGATTCTGTTCATTTTGAACCACCTGCGGAAACAACGTTCCCCAGGTCCGGTGGTGGCCATTGGCTTCGGCCCAGGCCTGACCATGGAAATGATGCTCTTCAAATAAGCGGAATGCCCACTGAATCCCACTTTCCCGATTTCATTTTTCGCAAATAGCTTGCAGCTAAGATTCTTTCTGTTAATTAAATTACGTAATTGATATTTTACGTGTGATCTAATTGTGGCAGAACTTTTCTTGATCGCTTGAAGAAAGATGAGGAAATACACATTTTTCCCGTATATCTTTTGATTAAAATCCTCTCATAGCCCCTTATTTCCTGGGCAGTCTTGCGATAGCTGCCTGGGCAGTTTTGGCAATCCGTGCGGTTTTATCCTCGGCAAGTGTCGCCAGTAGTGCCTTCATCAGCGCTGTGGTGCTGGATTTGACCCAGAGTTGGCTGATGATGTGCGCAAAAGCCGCCACGGTGCGTGCTCGAACCGATGCGTTTGTATGGCGAACGAGTTCCCACAATTGTGTCTCATCACCTAAAAGCCATGCCTGAATGGCGAGGCCGAATGGCGCAAACCCGCTGTGCCCACCCTTGCTTTCCATTAGTTCGCTTAGTACCGATGGGCCATTTTGTTTGTTGTGGGTCTGAATATGTGCCAGACAAATAGCAGCCGTCGCAGCGGGTGGATTGACACGCCCCATATTTTTTGTCAGTTGCATTGACGTACACAGGACATCGATCCATGGTGTCAAATCGACGTTCTCTGCAGCCAATTTGCAACAAAGTATGCCTGCTATTGAAAACGCATTCGCGTATTTTTCCTGGGGGTCTGTTTGAATGACTTTGCATATTAATCCCAGTAATCGTGGAAAAAATTGCTGTACTTGATCCGATTTGCAGATAGCTGGGTTGCTCAAGGACATCATGATCGATTCGAAATAGCGCTTTTCCTCTAACACTGCAACCGCGTGATCATGTTCACCTTCCAGGATCATCTGCAAGACTCGCCAAAAAGGTAAATTGGCTTCTTTTGGGGGGACTGCTGCGACTCCCGACAGACTTTGTCCGTTTTCCAAAGCTCGGACATACGCGGTATTTAGCAAATCGGTCTGCCCTGCTGCCTGAAGTAAATCAAGTACCAATCGCAGAAACTGCGAGTGGCCAAACGTGTATCCGATCCCCTCAAGAATTTTACGTCGCAAAACGTTGTCTTTGTCTGTCAGGCACTTGATCAGTGCTTCCCAGCCAGCTTCGGTCTCCAACTTGGGATGAGGATGAACTGAATAACCCGCGCCAACACGTCCACCAGCCACATGCAGCAAGAACAGTGCTGCATAACGGCGATCTTCTCGATTCCGGCCAGCCAGAATCTTAACAGCACGATCGACCAACGCATGCCACGCGTCACCAACGGGAGGTCCCGCATTCAGCACACACAGGGCGGCATCAAGACATTCTTCTTCAAGTCCCCAAATATTGTCGATCAGGTATTGCTGGGTAGCAGCGTCAACCGTTTCCGTTTCGAGCGCTTTGTGGATTTGCTCACAATAATCAGCCTGATCGAGCGCATCATTCACAAACAAACCCGAGAGCAATTCTTGCATTTCCAATCCTTGTGGGGCGATGATCGGTTATTTTTCTGCGATGTCGAGTTGCAGGAAAGTGTGGCCAGTGTGGCAGCCGTTACAGAATACATATCCGTTTGCCCGTGTGCCACTATAGTGATCGCCGGCAGTGGCATAGAATTTTGCCCGTTTCCCCGCCTTGTCGGTGGCAGGCGATGTCCAGTTGACAATGCGGTCATTGGCATCCAGACCCGCAATCACCGTGGGCATCAACGGATCTGCGGGAACGAAGGTTTTCATTTCCTGGTTCTCATTTAAATCAACCACCAGCAGTTTTTCCCAATGTCCTTTGATACGAGGTACTTCGGGCGAATCAAACCGATCACGATGAGCCCCATATACCACCACCTTTTTAACTGTGTTGGGGTTGGTAACCACATCGGCTTGTCCCGCATCGGTGGACATGTTCAGAATTGGGTACTCCAGCGGAATATTCAAAAAGTGGCTTTCCATTTCGCCGAACGGTGCCTTGGCTGTGCGGCCAGATTGCAGCACCACTTCGGGTGGGGTGTAGGTAGTCACTGCAGGAATTTGTTCGTGCAGGTCGATTTTTCGGCGATAAATCGCCACTGGCTCCGAATCGACCATATTCGGATCGTCAAACAAAAGTTTGGCCGATGCGCCAGCCCACTGTTCTGGCAGTTGGTAAATGCCAAATGCGGTGGGATCTTTGTCCTTTTG
The Zavarzinella sp. DNA segment above includes these coding regions:
- a CDS encoding type III polyketide synthase, translated to MPFDILGMGTAVPDVKLNQKEALRAAEILCARTPENLTWLPAMYNGTGIESRYICIGREVVDDILNETQHSGSPFLPNGTPDDAGPLTKFRMQVFHEEAGKIALESTKKALANSETDAKDITHLITVSCTGFSAPGYDYHLIQELNLPRNVLRTNVGFMGCHGSFNALRVAQAYAESDPSARILLCSVELCSIHYHYGWDPQKIIANALFSDGSGALVGRAAPSSGSDRWKLHATGSILLDNSARAMSWHVANHGFDMVLSKKIPELIQAHLREPLTNWLAKYEVDVKDVGTWAVHPGGPKILEAVGSAMSLTMDRFWASKDILRDYGNMSSATILFILNHLRKQRSPGPVVAIGFGPGLTMEMMLFK